The Sphingomonas hankookensis genome includes the window CATCCGGTCGCGATCCCGATGGCGATGCGCCGCGCGACGGCGTTAGGCGGCACACGCGCTACGTCGCGGCTGAGCTGTCGGATCAACTGTTCGGTGCTCTCAGTGCTCATTGCCGTCACCCTTTCAGCCGGGCGGCGAGCGCACGAAGGCCGCGATGCACGGAAATCTTGACGTCGGACTCCCCGATCCCGGCTCGGGTAGCGGCCTCCGCGATGCTTTGTCCGTCGATATGCGTGTCCCGAATGGCTCGCGACTGCTTGGGCGGCAGCGTGCCCAGCAGACGGGCGACATCGATCCGGGCATTCGCGGATGCTTCGAAACCCTCCGTCACCAGCATTGCCTCCACGTCCTCGATCGGGATGTGCCGGCGCTGTCGGCGCAGGTGATCGATCATGCGATAGCGTGCGATGGCATAGAGCCACGCCGTGAAGGGGCGGCCGCGATCCCAGGTCGCCCGGCGGCCATGCACGGCGATCAAGGTTTCCTGCACCAGGTCATCCACTTCGTTGCTGCCGGCGAGCCGCCGGCGATAAAAACGTTCCAGCAGCGGGACGAGCGCGCGCAGTAGCGCAGCG containing:
- a CDS encoding sigma-70 family RNA polymerase sigma factor; translated protein: MGQSEDQLKALMIGGLDGDAAAHAALLRALVPLLERFYRRRLAGSNEVDDLVQETLIAVHGRRATWDRGRPFTAWLYAIARYRMIDHLRRQRRHIPIEDVEAMLVTEGFEASANARIDVARLLGTLPPKQSRAIRDTHIDGQSIAEAATRAGIGESDVKISVHRGLRALAARLKG